In Fragaria vesca subsp. vesca unplaced genomic scaffold, FraVesHawaii_1.0 scf0513160_u, whole genome shotgun sequence, a single window of DNA contains:
- the LOC101310664 gene encoding photosystem II core complex proteins psbY, chloroplastic-like has product MAATMATTMALMNAKCLSTTTNSAKLPNLKPITPTKPISLLSIQNLPKGTLTSSALAGAIFATISASEPALAAQQIAQIAEGDNRGLALLLPIIPAIAWVLFNIFQPALNQINRMVNKSVIVGLGLGGLAASGFVSTPEASANEMAVLGEAAAKAGDSRGQLLLIVVAPAILWVLYNILQPALNQLNKMRSQD; this is encoded by the coding sequence ATGGCAGCAACAATGGCTACTACAATGGCACTAATGAACGCCAAGTGCTTAAGCACCACCACCAACTCAGCCAAACTCCCCAACCTCAAACCAATCACCCCCAcaaaacccatctccctcCTCTCCATCCAAAACCTCCCCAAGGGTACTCTAACCAGCTCAGCCCTAGCTGGAGCCATCTTCGCCACCATAAGCGCCTCCGAACCGGCCTTGGCTGCTCAACAAATCGCTCAAATCGCCGAAGGTGACAACCGTGGCCTtgccctcctcctccccatcATTCCCGCCATTGCTTGGGTCCTCTTCAACATCTTCCAGCCTGCTCTCAACCAAATCAACCGCATGGTCAACAAGAGCGTCATCGTTGGTCTAGGGCTGGGCGGACTTGCAGCTTCAGGGTTCGTGTCCACTCCTGAAGCTTCTGCTAATGAAATGGCCGTGCTTGGTGAAGCAGCTGCAAAGGCCGGTGACAGCAGGGGACAGCTCCTCCTCATTGTGGTGGCTCCGGCTATTCTTTGGGTGCTTTACAATATTCTACAACCGGCTTTGAACCAGCTTAACAAGATGAGGTCTCAGGATTGA
- the LOC101310374 gene encoding probable E3 ubiquitin-protein ligase HERC1-like encodes MDATASGTPTIQYHNIPDQPITTIVATPVPTYERRQRHCFGTSSTPGEFPLAANPSIVLHVLTACNLDPQDLAKLEGTCSFFRQPANFAPDFDLCISELAALDMCQKRAIFKPMTTEQRQELKQKCGGSWKLVLRFLLAGEACFRREKSQAIAGPGHSIAVTSKGTAYSFGSNSSGQLGHGTTEEEWRPKPIRSLQGIRIIHAAAGAGRTMLISDAGKVYHFGKDSFGETEYGVQGSKLVSTPQLVESLKDIFVVQAAIGNFFTAVLSREGRVYTISWGSDDKLGHQTEPNDVEPHPVLGALEHVPVVQIAAGYCYLLALACQPNGMSVYSVGCGLGGKLGHGSRTDEKQPRLIEQFQLLNLQPKVVAAGAWHAAVVGQDGRVCTWGWGRYGCLGHGNEECESAPKVVEALSNVKAVHVATGDYTTFVVSEEGDVYSFGCGESASLGHNSAADGQGNRHANVLAPELVSSLKQVNERVVQISLTNSIYWNAHTFALTESGKLYAFGAGDKGQLGIELVANQTERGNPELVDIDLR; translated from the exons ATGGATGCCACAGCAAGCGGAACCCCAACCATACAATACCATAACATTCCTGACCAGCCAATTACCACCATTGTTGCCACTCCTGTACCAACATATGAAAGGCGGCAACGCCATTGCTTTGGGACCTCCTCAACCCCTGGAGAGTTCCCTTTAGCTGCCAACCCCTCAATTGTCCTTCATGTCCTTACTGCTTGTAATTTGGACCCTCAAGACCTTGCAAAGTTAGAG GGAACATGTTCCTTTTTCAGGCAGCCTGCAAACTTTGCTCCTGACTTTGACTTGTGCATATCTGAGCTTGCTGCTCTGGACATGTGCCAAAAGAGAGCTATATTCAAGCCAATGACAACTGAACAGCGTCAAGAATTGAAGCAAAAATGTGGCGGTTCATGGAAACTGGTCCTGAGGTTTCTATTGGCTGGAGAAGCATGTTTCAGAAGGGAGAAATCGCAGGCAATAGCTGGACCTGGCCACAGCATTGCTGTGACTTCTAAAGGAACTGCCTACTCATTTGGTTCTAACAGCTCAGGACAGCTTGGACATGGCACAACTGAAGAGGAATGGCGGCCTAAGCCAATCAG ATCTCTGCAAGGCATACGAATTATTCATGCAGCTGCTGGCGCTGGTAGGACAATGCTGATCAGTGATGCTGGGAAGGTGTATCACTTTGGGAAGGACTCTTTTGGTGAGACTGAGTACGGGGTTCAAGGATCAAAGCTGGTTAGCACTCCACAGTTGGTTGAGTCCTTGAAAGATATATTTGTGGTGCAAGCTGCAATTGGAAATTTCTTCACAGCTGTGCTGTCAAGGGAAGGCAGGGTATATACAATTTCTTGGGGAAGTGATGACAAACTTGGTCACCAAACTGAACCAAATGATGTTGAGCCCCATCCTGTGTTGGGAGCACTTGAGCATGTACCTGTGGTGCAAATTGCAGCTGGGTACTGCTACCTTCTTGCTCTGGCTTGTCAGCCTAATGGAAT GTCTGTTTACTCTGTTGGCTGTGGCTTGGGTGGTAAACTTGGGCATGGTTCAAGAACTGATGAGAAGCAGCCGCGACTGATTGAACAGTTTCAGCTTTTGAACCTTCAGCCCAAGGTGGTTGCGGCTGGTGCCTGGCATGCTGCTGTGGTTGGCCAGGATGGACGGGTTTGCACATGGGGTTGGGGTCGTTATGGGTGCTTGGGTCATGGGAATGAAGAGTGTGAATCAGCTCCTAAGGTTGTGGAAGCATTGAGCAATGTGAAAGCTGTGCATGTAGCTACAGGAGATTACACAACCTTTGTGGTTTCTGAAGAAGGGGATGTGTACTCATTTGGCTGTGGAGAATCAGCTAGTCTTGGACATAACTCCGCTGCTGATGGACAG GGAAATAGGCATGCAAATGTATTGGCTCCAGAGCTTGTGTCATCACTCAAGCAAGTAAATGAGCGGGTTGTACAGATCAGTCTCACCAATTCGATATACTGGAACGCTCACACTTTCGCACTCACTGAATCAGGGAAGCTATATGCATTTGGGGCAGGGGACAAAGGTCAACTAGGAATTGAGCTTGTTGCCAATCAGACTGAAAGGGGAAATCCAGAGCTGGTTGATATTGATCTCAGATAG
- the LOC101311726 gene encoding ALBINO3-like protein 1, chloroplastic-like — translation MATTLFSFHPTPLLSPPPNLRNPLLPRSHRPHLLRGSLAVARLGLGSGPIPDPEQSLPALHDLLSKAESFLYTVADAAATENLSKSNNDWLSGITNYLESGLKVLKDGLSSVHVPYSYGFAIILLTVIVKAATFPLTKKQVESTMAMLSLQPQIKAIQERYAGDQERIQLETARLYKLAGINPLAGCLPTLATIPIWIGLYRALSNVADEGLLSEGFFWIPSLAGPTTIAARSSGSGVSWLFPFVDGHPPLGWSDTLAYLVLPVLLVVSQYVSVQIMQASQPQTNDPNMKSSQAITKFLPLMIGYFSLSVPSGLSLYWLTNNLLSTAQQVWLQKFGGAKNPISELSDTVIKEEEPQIRKSVSATKSVSTLNPTKSVSALTSTQKDAKQEVKLTSEGLRPGERFKMIKEQEARRKKQREEEKRKLEEAAAKGSQKTNEIHGEARLLEKENGVAVEVVVEKREEVESRTTTHNSSRVGVPVNGDGSIEELKEDKNTVSGQMESSEDSTILNDGHESHESRENQKEAIKVQTSTTTVDNKTVSEEGRE, via the exons atggcCACTACTCTATTCTCCTTCCACCCAACCCCACTCCTCTCCCCGCCGCCCAATCTCCGCAACCCTCTCCTCCCCCGCTCCCACCGCCCCCACCTCCTCCGCGGCTCCCTCGCCGTCGCCCGCCTCGGACTCGGGTCGGGTCCAATCCCCGACCCGGAACAATCCCTCCCCGCTCTCCACGACCTCCTCTCTAAAGCCGAGAGCTTTCTCTACACGGTTGCCGACGCGGCGGCGACGGAGAATCTGAGCAAGAGCAACAACGATTGGCTGTCTGGGATTACGAACTACCTTGAGAGCGGGCTCAAGGTTTTGAAGGATGGGCTCTCCAGTGTTCATGTTCCATACTCTTATGGATTCGCCATTATATTGTTGACTGTGATTGTTAAAGCTGCGACCTTTCCTCTGACGAAGAAGCAGGTCGAGTCTACTATGGCTATGCTGTCGTTGCAGCCTCAGATAAAAGCGATTCAAGAACGCTACGCCGGGGATCAG GAGAGAATTCAACTCGAAACTGCAAGGTTGTATAAACTAGCTGGCATAAACCCCTTGGCAG GATGCCTGCCTACGCTTGCAACGATACCGATATGGATTGGTTTGTATAGGGCTCTTTCAAATGTGGCAGATGAG GGACTCCTTTCGGAAGGGTTTTTTTGGATACCCTCGTTGGCCGGTCCTACAACGATCGCTGCTCGAAGTAGTGGCAGTGGAGTCTCTTGGCTTTTCCCTTTTGTA GATGGTCATCCACCCCTTGGCTGGTCAGACACCTTGGCATATCTTGTCTTGCCTGTTTTGCTGGTTGTCTCGCAGTATGTATCTGTTCAAATTATGCAGGCATCACAGCCACAG ACTAACGatccaaacatgaagagtTCTCAAGCGATTACCAAGTTCCTTCCTTTGATGATTGGTTACTTTTCTCTTTCAGTTCCTTCGGGTCTAAGTCTCTATTG GTTGACAAATAACTTACTGAGCACAGCACAACAAGTATGGCTTCAAAAGTTCGGGGGTGCAAAGAATCCAATTAGTGAACTAAGTGATACCGTGATCAAGGAAGAGGAACCCCAAATTCGAAAGTCTGTCTCTGCAACGAAGTCTGTCTCTACTCTAAATCCAACCAAATCTGTCTCTGCTCTTACTTCAACCCAAAAGGATGCCAAACAAGAAGTGAAGTTGACGTCAGAGGGTCTGCGGCCTGGTGAAAG GTTTAAAATGATAAAGGAGCAAGAAGCCCGGAGAAAAaagcaaagagaagaagaaaagaggaaactTGAAGAGGCAGCAGCCAAAGGAAGTCAAAAAACTAATGAGATACATGGAGAAGCCAGATTacttgagaaagaaaatggagtTGCAGTTGAAGTAGTGgttgaaaagagagaagaagttgAATCTCGGACCACAACTCATAATTCCTCTCGTGTTGGAGTTCCTGTCAATGGTGATGGGTCCATAGAGGAATTGAAGGAAGATAAGAACACAGTATCAGGTCAGATGGAAAGCAGTGAAGATTCTACTATTCTAAATGATGGGCACGAGTCACACGAGAgtagagaaaatcaaaag GAAGCTATTAAAGTACAAACTTCCACAACCACCGTGGATAATAAAACAGTATCTGAAGAAGGCAGAGAGTAA